A single Mesomycoplasma ovipneumoniae DNA region contains:
- the gyrA gene encoding DNA gyrase subunit A yields MIEDNKNHKDNEEIKEIDSSLNNDDDKSDDSDQIYEVKPTILETVTDNIVPIKIEDEMKVSFLDYSMSVIVSRALPDVRDGLKPVHRRILYTMSELGITSGTSYKKSARIVGDVLGKYHPHGDASVYDSMVRMAQPFSLRYPLIDGHGNFGSIDGDEAAAMRYTEARLSKISNKMIEGIKKNTVNFRPNYDASEMEPEILPARFPNLLVSGVSGIAVGMTTKIPPHNLGEIIETFITFARNPNIDINELIETLPGPDFPTGAIISGKKGINQAYLTGKGTFWIRSKVKIEHLNSGRSRIIFYEIPYEVKKPSIIEKVAFLVKNKKILGIKDIRDESTRHGIRVVFDIKKGFNPEVILNKLYHSTDLQISYSINMLALVKGVPKLMNLKEILSHYLEHQKEINLRALNFDLEKASERLNILSGLKIAIENIDNVIAIIKSSSSDQIAQERLAQTYNLNPVQTKAIIDMRLGRLTSLAIEKLISDIESLKIEIDEIKSIIESPEKLIELIITQHKATAEQFSDPRRSEIITEIIRLNEEDFIPNEKVIISLTQNNYVKRLNLEEYRLQNRGGFGASVSNLYKDDELKSVCITNTHSDLLIISSRAKIFKLRAHQIPDSSKQGKGLPFLNLVQVQKDENISALIPWNQQYKDHWLITVSAFGYIKKTELSEFSYIPKNGKIALKLVEGDYLKSAFIVPANSEINIILASSQGLVNRWPIKLLRNTGRASIGVKGIALEEGREIVGACYTFGNDFVFNLSKHGYGKKTPVEEYRLTGRATKGLKGLDDEKAGDLIFVGTIGPDQEAIIITKRGFAIRIDLDSVPIISRRTKGVKLIKLKGEDEISFVTLIKKETN; encoded by the coding sequence ATGATTGAGGACAATAAAAACCATAAAGATAACGAAGAAATCAAGGAAATTGATTCTAGCTTAAATAATGACGATGACAAATCGGATGACTCAGACCAAATTTACGAAGTTAAACCAACAATTTTAGAAACAGTAACTGACAATATTGTTCCAATTAAAATCGAAGATGAAATGAAAGTTTCATTTCTTGATTATTCAATGTCAGTTATTGTCTCAAGAGCTCTACCTGATGTTCGCGATGGACTAAAGCCGGTTCATAGACGAATTTTATACACAATGAGCGAACTTGGAATAACTTCAGGAACTAGTTATAAAAAATCAGCTAGAATTGTCGGTGATGTTCTTGGAAAATATCACCCACATGGTGATGCTTCGGTTTATGATTCAATGGTTCGAATGGCTCAACCTTTTTCACTACGCTACCCACTTATTGACGGCCACGGTAATTTTGGTTCAATTGATGGCGATGAAGCTGCGGCAATGCGTTACACTGAGGCGCGACTGTCAAAAATTTCTAATAAAATGATTGAAGGTATTAAAAAAAATACTGTAAATTTCAGACCTAATTATGATGCAAGTGAAATGGAACCTGAAATTTTACCAGCACGATTTCCAAATTTATTAGTTTCAGGGGTTTCTGGAATTGCTGTTGGAATGACCACCAAAATCCCACCGCATAACTTAGGCGAAATTATTGAAACTTTCATTACTTTTGCAAGAAATCCAAATATTGACATTAATGAATTAATTGAGACTCTTCCTGGCCCAGATTTTCCAACAGGCGCAATAATTTCGGGAAAAAAAGGGATAAATCAAGCATATTTAACCGGAAAAGGTACTTTTTGAATTAGATCAAAAGTAAAAATTGAACACTTAAATTCAGGTAGATCACGAATTATTTTTTACGAGATTCCTTATGAAGTTAAAAAACCTTCTATTATCGAAAAGGTTGCTTTTTTAGTAAAAAATAAGAAAATTCTTGGAATTAAAGATATTCGTGATGAAAGTACTCGTCACGGAATTCGTGTTGTTTTTGATATTAAAAAAGGATTTAATCCTGAAGTTATTTTAAATAAACTTTATCACAGCACCGATTTACAAATTAGTTATTCAATAAATATGCTTGCGCTTGTAAAAGGTGTGCCAAAATTAATGAATTTAAAGGAAATTTTATCTCATTATCTTGAACACCAAAAAGAAATTAATCTTCGTGCGCTGAACTTTGACTTGGAAAAAGCTAGCGAAAGACTCAATATTTTAAGTGGTTTAAAAATTGCTATTGAAAATATTGACAATGTGATTGCTATAATAAAATCTTCAAGCTCAGACCAAATTGCTCAAGAAAGATTAGCCCAAACTTATAATTTAAATCCTGTCCAAACAAAAGCAATAATTGACATGCGTCTTGGTCGGCTAACTAGTTTGGCAATCGAAAAATTAATTAGCGACATTGAAAGTCTAAAAATCGAAATTGACGAAATTAAATCAATAATTGAATCACCTGAAAAACTAATTGAATTAATTATTACCCAACACAAAGCAACCGCTGAACAATTTAGTGATCCACGAAGATCTGAAATTATTACCGAAATTATACGACTTAATGAAGAAGATTTTATCCCTAATGAAAAAGTAATTATTTCTCTGACACAAAATAACTATGTAAAAAGGTTAAATTTAGAAGAATATCGCCTGCAAAATCGTGGCGGTTTTGGTGCTTCAGTTTCAAATTTATACAAAGATGACGAGCTAAAATCTGTTTGCATTACAAACACCCACAGCGATCTTTTAATTATTTCTTCACGGGCTAAAATTTTCAAACTTCGGGCTCACCAAATTCCTGATAGTTCAAAACAAGGAAAAGGTCTCCCTTTTTTAAATCTTGTACAAGTACAAAAAGATGAGAATATTAGCGCTTTAATTCCTTGAAATCAACAATACAAAGATCATTGACTTATCACAGTTTCTGCTTTTGGTTATATTAAAAAAACGGAACTTTCAGAGTTTAGTTATATTCCAAAAAATGGAAAAATCGCTTTAAAACTTGTTGAGGGTGATTATTTAAAATCAGCCTTTATTGTGCCAGCAAATTCTGAAATCAATATTATTTTAGCCTCATCCCAAGGGCTTGTAAATCGCTGGCCAATTAAATTATTGCGAAATACCGGTCGGGCTTCAATCGGTGTTAAAGGAATCGCTCTTGAAGAAGGACGCGAAATAGTTGGCGCTTGTTACACTTTTGGCAATGATTTTGTCTTTAATTTAAGTAAACATGGTTATGGAAAAAAAACTCCTGTTGAAGAATATCGGCTAACCGGAAGAGCAACTAAAGGACTAAAAGGTCTAGACGACGAAAAGGCTGGCGATCTTATTTTTGTCGGCACAATTGGTCCAGATCAGGAAGCAATAATTATCACTAAAAGAGGCTTTGCAATTAGAATTGATCTTGATAGCGTTCCAATAATTAGTCGTAGGACAAAAGGGGTAAAATTAATTAAACTCAAAGGTGAAGACGAAATAAGTTTTGTTACTTTAATTAAAAAAGAGACAAATTAA
- a CDS encoding IS1634 family transposase: MKKQNLVLFNVWGNSKDKLYKYVGWTQGYGKSPKRWFSLGNVQNLEKINPNAIQIIKEKLKLFSNLDDMHKVKIALLDSIKNSTIIEGSVFVGGELIEKLIEKHNIFESLPKSRHKNMKEIFNYLISKRITDPGSIINAFDKKDDYSNQINTSKNSFYRLLDLVFESQNQLLDSLNKMVTSELGKRDSEFYFDSSTVYFETFERNGLRIPGYSKDAKFKEDQIVIGLACDKNGIPFHIKVFKGNTGDSSTLIPFVLDVESKYNIKNMTIIADRGMSTAANIRFLESRNYNFIISYHAKVGTQKFKNYLLDPSDYVNVSADFKYKKEEFYSSYKNKRYTENIRRRIITYSTKRAIKDRKAREEQIQSFIKKQNKDGFIEVNKLFGKKPKYFKEISNMKFELDQSKIDKDKQFDGYYVYETNILNLNVLDIVGKYQKQWNIEANFRSLKGLLNIRPVFLRIDEHILAHTLLCFISLVILKTIIFKINKHIADKKLFENSQLTEVGLVTMLQKLRQRVEFNTLDQQITFKNRDGVPSDPNIWNRYDFYHDVLINQ, encoded by the coding sequence ATGAAAAAGCAAAATTTGGTTTTATTTAATGTTTGAGGAAACTCGAAAGATAAACTATATAAATATGTTGGCTGAACACAAGGTTATGGCAAATCTCCAAAACGGTGATTTAGTTTAGGAAATGTGCAAAATTTGGAAAAAATTAATCCAAATGCTATTCAAATTATCAAAGAAAAATTGAAATTGTTTTCAAATTTAGATGACATGCATAAAGTCAAGATTGCTTTACTTGATTCTATTAAAAATTCCACCATAATCGAAGGTTCGGTTTTTGTTGGCGGGGAATTAATTGAAAAACTTATTGAAAAGCACAATATTTTTGAATCACTTCCTAAAAGTAGACATAAAAATATGAAAGAAATTTTTAACTACTTAATTTCAAAACGGATCACCGATCCTGGCAGCATTATTAATGCTTTTGATAAAAAGGATGACTACTCAAATCAAATAAATACTTCCAAAAATAGCTTTTATAGACTCTTAGATCTTGTTTTTGAGTCACAAAATCAACTTTTAGACAGTCTTAATAAAATGGTAACAAGTGAACTTGGAAAAAGGGACAGTGAATTTTATTTTGACTCATCAACAGTCTATTTTGAGACATTTGAAAGAAATGGATTAAGAATTCCTGGTTATTCTAAAGATGCTAAATTCAAAGAAGATCAAATTGTCATTGGCTTAGCGTGTGATAAAAATGGTATTCCTTTTCATATTAAAGTTTTTAAAGGAAATACCGGCGATTCTAGTACATTAATCCCTTTTGTATTAGATGTTGAATCCAAATATAATATAAAAAATATGACAATAATCGCTGATCGTGGTATGTCAACTGCTGCAAATATTCGATTTCTTGAATCAAGAAACTATAATTTCATTATTTCTTATCATGCAAAGGTAGGGACTCAAAAATTTAAAAATTATTTACTAGATCCAAGCGATTATGTTAATGTAAGCGCGGATTTTAAGTATAAAAAAGAAGAATTTTATTCATCTTATAAGAATAAAAGATACACCGAAAATATTAGAAGAAGAATTATTACTTACAGTACAAAAAGAGCGATAAAAGACAGAAAAGCTCGCGAGGAGCAAATCCAAAGTTTTATTAAAAAACAAAATAAAGACGGTTTTATTGAAGTAAACAAATTGTTTGGTAAAAAACCTAAATATTTTAAGGAAATTTCAAACATGAAATTTGAATTGGATCAAAGCAAAATTGACAAAGACAAACAATTTGATGGCTACTATGTTTATGAAACAAATATACTAAATTTGAATGTTTTAGACATAGTTGGAAAATACCAAAAACAGTGGAATATTGAAGCTAATTTTAGAAGTCTAAAAGGTTTATTGAATATTCGCCCCGTATTTTTAAGAATTGACGAGCATATTCTAGCTCACACACTTTTGTGTTTTATCTCACTAGTTATTTTAAAAACTATAATATTTAAAATCAACAAACATATTGCTGATAAAAAATTATTTGAAAACAGTCAATTAACTGAAGTTGGTTTAGTAACAATGTTGCAAAAATTAAGGCAAAGGGTTGAATTTAACACTTTAGATCAGCAAATAACATTTAAAAATCGCGATGGTGTTCCTAGTGATCCGAATATTTGAAATAGGTATGATTTTTACCATGATGTGTTAATAAATCAGTAA